One window of Candidatus Hydrogenedentota bacterium genomic DNA carries:
- a CDS encoding CoA-binding protein, with protein MPSIAIVGASTDRRKYGNKAVRAFKQGGWTVYPVNPGAAEVEGLPAFRSVAEIPGPVDRVSMYVPAPTGLAMLPDIAAKGPAEFFLNPGSESPELVAAARALGLNPLLACSIVNIGLRPEQFPDA; from the coding sequence ATGCCCTCGATAGCCATTGTCGGCGCCTCGACGGACCGCAGGAAATACGGAAACAAGGCCGTGCGCGCCTTCAAGCAGGGCGGCTGGACCGTGTACCCCGTGAATCCCGGGGCGGCGGAGGTGGAGGGACTTCCCGCGTTCCGGTCCGTGGCGGAGATTCCGGGCCCCGTGGACCGGGTGTCCATGTATGTGCCCGCCCCAACCGGCCTGGCCATGCTCCCGGACATCGCGGCAAAGGGGCCGGCGGAGTTCTTTCTAAACCCCGGGTCGGAAAGCCCCGAACTGGTGGCGGCGGCCCGCGCCCTGGGCTTGAATCCGCTGCTGGCGTGCAGTATTGTCAATATCGGCCTGCGTCCGGAGCAGTTTCCCGACGCATAG
- the hprK gene encoding HPr(Ser) kinase/phosphatase — translation MNLKALPIKRRQSVPVVDVFNGMERDMEFELLAGFQGMNRPVFSWDINRPGLALSGYLDYFANDRMQVLGNTEIHFMERMRPAELAARLQSMFSFEIPAFVLSRGLTPQPILMDYCNRSGIPVLRTQLSTDEVISRIILFLTQEFAPEITLHGTVVDVYGVGCLIVGTPGVGKSESALELVERGHRLVADDRVDLKRRRSDYLYAKTNPMLRHHMEIRGLGFIDIRSIYGVGQVRNFKRVSMIVQLEEWDPDAIYDRTGLEDEYEDIMGVKLPLVRIPVRPGRNIAIIIEVAALNQRLKEMGVHMARDLDEEIQRNNRR, via the coding sequence ATGAACCTCAAGGCGCTTCCCATCAAGCGCAGGCAGAGCGTCCCTGTCGTTGACGTGTTCAACGGCATGGAGCGGGACATGGAATTCGAGCTGCTTGCGGGGTTCCAGGGCATGAACCGCCCGGTGTTTTCCTGGGACATCAACCGCCCCGGACTGGCCCTGAGCGGCTACCTCGACTATTTCGCGAACGACCGGATGCAGGTGCTGGGGAACACGGAAATCCATTTCATGGAGCGCATGCGGCCCGCCGAGCTCGCCGCGCGCCTCCAGAGCATGTTCTCCTTTGAAATCCCCGCGTTTGTCCTTTCGCGCGGGCTCACCCCCCAGCCGATCCTCATGGACTACTGCAACCGCAGCGGCATCCCCGTGCTGCGGACGCAGCTGAGCACCGACGAGGTCATCAGCCGCATCATCCTCTTCCTGACCCAGGAATTCGCCCCCGAAATCACCCTGCACGGCACCGTCGTGGACGTCTACGGCGTCGGCTGCCTCATCGTGGGGACGCCCGGGGTGGGCAAGAGCGAGTCGGCCCTGGAACTCGTGGAGCGCGGCCACCGCCTTGTCGCGGACGACCGGGTGGACCTGAAGCGCCGGCGGTCGGACTACCTCTACGCGAAGACCAACCCGATGCTCCGCCACCACATGGAGATACGCGGGCTGGGGTTCATTGACATCCGGTCCATCTACGGCGTGGGCCAGGTGCGCAACTTCAAGCGCGTGAGCATGATCGTCCAGCTGGAGGAGTGGGACCCCGACGCAATCTATGACCGCACCGGCCTCGAGGACGAGTACGAGGACATCATGGGCGTGAAGCTGCCGCTGGTCCGCATCCCCGTGCGGCCGGGCCGCAACATCGCCATCATCATCGAGGTGGCGGCCCTGAACCAGCGCCTCAAGGAGATGGGCGTGCACATGGCCCGCGACCTGGACGAGGAAATCCAGCGCAACAACCGCAGATAA
- the raiA gene encoding ribosome-associated translation inhibitor RaiA, whose amino-acid sequence MNVKITGRHMELSDALKSYIETGLRKVKAHFDRVIDVDVVLDVEKHRHTAEFNLYANGVRINCRETSPDMYASVDAALDKLERQTRKFKDRINQHKPRSAKETRILQQSVISLDSGNGNGGRDATGPDHHVVHREKIMPKPMSVDEAIMQLELVEEPFLLFMNADTFQLNVIYSRGEMQYGLIEPES is encoded by the coding sequence ATGAACGTGAAGATCACTGGTCGCCACATGGAGTTGTCGGACGCCCTCAAGTCGTACATAGAGACCGGCCTCCGGAAGGTGAAGGCCCATTTCGACCGGGTGATAGACGTGGACGTGGTCCTGGATGTGGAGAAGCACCGGCACACCGCCGAATTCAACCTGTACGCGAACGGCGTCCGCATCAACTGCCGCGAGACCTCCCCCGACATGTACGCGTCCGTGGACGCGGCCCTGGACAAGCTGGAGCGGCAGACCCGCAAATTCAAGGACCGGATCAACCAGCACAAGCCCCGCTCGGCCAAGGAGACGCGCATCCTCCAGCAGTCGGTCATTTCGCTGGACTCGGGCAACGGCAACGGCGGCCGCGACGCCACCGGGCCCGACCACCACGTCGTCCACCGCGAGAAGATCATGCCGAAGCCCATGTCGGTGGACGAGGCCATCATGCAGCTGGAGCTGGTGGAGGAGCCGTTCCTCCTCTTCATGAACGCGGACACGTTCCAGCTCAACGTGATCTACTCCCGGGGCGAGATGCAGTACGGCCTGATTGAGCCGGAATCCTGA
- a CDS encoding HPr family phosphocarrier protein — protein MSEISAEVMVVNPLGIHARPAAALVQAALKFQSEVYIHFRGDTVNAKSIMGLLTLGAAQGSRLRVICSGPDAEEALAAVRQIFATGFGEIKTDAQVRE, from the coding sequence ATGTCGGAAATTAGCGCCGAAGTCATGGTGGTGAATCCCCTGGGCATCCACGCGCGCCCCGCGGCCGCGCTCGTTCAGGCCGCGCTCAAATTCCAGAGCGAGGTCTACATCCACTTCCGGGGGGACACGGTGAACGCCAAGAGCATCATGGGCCTGCTCACGCTGGGGGCCGCGCAGGGAAGCCGGCTCCGCGTGATCTGCAGCGGCCCCGACGCCGAGGAGGCCCTCGCTGCGGTGCGCCAAATCTTTGCCACGGGCTTCGGCGAGATCAAGACGGACGCCCAGGTCAGGGAGTAG
- a CDS encoding DUF1926 domain-containing protein codes for MNKVSLIFGCHAHQPVGNFDFVFAEAFEKSYLPFVEVLERFPAVRAVLHFTGPLFDWFEEHQPAFLDRLGVLVKDGQVEIMGGAYYEPLLCAIPARDAAAQIRRMRDYCAARFGSAPRGMWLAERVWEPQMASIMARAGVEYTALDDTHFLCSGLTPDDLFGYHMTEDEGLTVRVFPIQERLRYLVPFHSVEETMEYLRGLSRRGGELCAVLHDDYEKFGVWPGTHGSVYTEGWLERFFQALTDNADWLETTTYADYLDRHPARGRVYLTCASYDEMMGWALPPERQRTLARVRGKLKDYPALARDAALFLRGGFWRGFLARYPEANNLQKRMLRVSNRLERVRAAHPGDARLGEAERLLHQGQCNCAYWHGVFGGLYLNHLRTALYQRLIAADVVLDAVEALPPAGVRGERGDFDGDGNDEAVLENGSAALFFSPTDGGTLFEADYKPKPFNFLNTLSRRDEPYHDLLREGAALVGGEDQGDLSIHEMAKAKETDLNRFLVYDAHRRVSLRDRFLDPSASADTLWAGTAREYGDFAAGRYELEMGDGEVTLTRRGKVSVPGGDPLPFTVRKRVTLAPDASRAGIRYDIEAGGAWPESLLFGVEFAANLLTGSAGDRYYLSEDRDLGGPLLGTRGCEEALAHIAVADDWQRLRCAWRFAAPARVFRFPLDTVSQSEGGQERVHQGCVMVPCWPLVPGAGGRFSLEIQMAFYEE; via the coding sequence ATGAACAAGGTCAGCCTCATATTCGGATGCCACGCCCACCAGCCGGTGGGCAACTTCGACTTCGTCTTCGCCGAGGCCTTCGAGAAGTCCTACCTCCCCTTCGTGGAGGTGCTGGAGCGTTTCCCCGCCGTCAGGGCCGTCCTCCATTTCACGGGCCCCCTCTTCGACTGGTTCGAGGAGCACCAGCCCGCCTTCCTGGACCGGCTCGGGGTCCTGGTCAAAGACGGACAGGTGGAAATCATGGGCGGCGCCTACTACGAGCCCCTCCTGTGCGCCATCCCCGCGCGGGACGCCGCCGCCCAGATCCGGCGGATGCGCGACTACTGCGCCGCCCGCTTCGGGAGCGCGCCCCGGGGCATGTGGCTCGCCGAGCGCGTCTGGGAACCCCAGATGGCCTCCATCATGGCGCGCGCCGGGGTGGAGTACACCGCCCTCGACGACACCCATTTTCTCTGCTCCGGCCTGACCCCGGACGACCTCTTCGGCTACCACATGACCGAGGATGAGGGGCTCACGGTCCGCGTCTTCCCCATCCAGGAGCGGCTCCGCTACCTGGTCCCCTTCCACAGCGTGGAGGAGACCATGGAATACCTCCGGGGCCTGTCGCGCCGCGGCGGCGAACTCTGCGCCGTGCTCCACGACGACTACGAGAAGTTCGGCGTGTGGCCCGGCACCCACGGCAGCGTCTACACCGAGGGCTGGCTCGAGCGCTTCTTCCAGGCCCTCACGGACAACGCGGACTGGCTGGAGACCACCACCTACGCCGACTACCTGGACCGCCACCCCGCCCGGGGCCGCGTCTACCTGACCTGCGCCTCCTACGACGAGATGATGGGGTGGGCCCTCCCCCCGGAGCGGCAGCGCACCCTCGCCCGCGTGCGAGGCAAACTGAAGGACTACCCCGCCCTCGCCAGGGACGCGGCCCTTTTCCTCCGCGGCGGGTTCTGGCGGGGCTTCCTCGCCCGCTACCCCGAGGCGAACAACCTTCAGAAGCGCATGCTCCGCGTGAGCAACCGCCTGGAGCGGGTCCGCGCCGCGCACCCCGGAGACGCCCGCCTGGGCGAGGCGGAACGCCTGCTGCACCAGGGCCAGTGCAACTGCGCCTACTGGCACGGCGTCTTCGGCGGGCTCTATCTCAACCACCTGCGGACGGCGCTCTATCAGCGCCTCATCGCCGCCGACGTCGTGCTGGACGCGGTGGAGGCGCTCCCCCCGGCCGGGGTCCGCGGGGAGCGCGGGGATTTCGACGGCGACGGCAACGATGAGGCCGTGCTGGAGAACGGCAGCGCCGCCCTCTTCTTCAGCCCGACAGACGGCGGCACCCTCTTTGAGGCGGACTACAAGCCGAAGCCGTTCAATTTCCTCAACACCCTGTCCCGGCGCGACGAACCCTACCACGACCTCCTGCGCGAGGGGGCGGCCCTCGTGGGCGGGGAGGACCAGGGCGACCTCAGCATCCACGAAATGGCGAAGGCCAAGGAGACGGACCTCAACCGTTTTCTGGTCTACGACGCGCACCGGCGCGTCTCGCTCCGCGACCGGTTTCTGGACCCCTCCGCCTCCGCGGACACCCTGTGGGCGGGCACGGCCCGGGAATACGGCGATTTCGCCGCGGGACGCTACGAGCTGGAGATGGGGGACGGAGAAGTGACGCTCACGCGGCGCGGAAAGGTGTCGGTGCCCGGGGGCGACCCCCTCCCCTTTACAGTGCGCAAGCGGGTCACCCTGGCGCCGGATGCATCGCGCGCCGGGATTCGGTATGATATTGAGGCCGGGGGTGCCTGGCCGGAGTCTTTGCTGTTTGGCGTGGAGTTCGCCGCCAACCTGCTCACCGGCTCAGCCGGCGACCGGTACTACCTGTCGGAGGACCGGGATCTCGGCGGCCCCCTGCTGGGAACCCGCGGGTGCGAAGAGGCCCTGGCGCACATCGCCGTGGCGGACGACTGGCAGCGCCTCCGGTGCGCGTGGCGCTTCGCAGCGCCCGCCCGGGTGTTCCGGTTCCCCCTGGACACGGTCAGCCAGTCGGAGGGGGGGCAGGAACGCGTGCACCAAGGGTGCGTGATGGTTCCCTGCTGGCCCCTGGTCCCCGGGGCCGGCGGGCGGTTTTCTTTGGAGATTCAGATGGCCTTTTACGAGGAATAG